A stretch of Triticum aestivum cultivar Chinese Spring chromosome 1D, IWGSC CS RefSeq v2.1, whole genome shotgun sequence DNA encodes these proteins:
- the LOC123178217 gene encoding non-specific lipid transfer protein GPI-anchored 29-like produces the protein MALSKHTVALLFALLAIAATLQPSDARPRSAAANQEEAKATTTADGGSPSLPSLPLPQIPGMPSLPPIFRSLFPPLPQIPGLPPLFGAPPSQGLPQIPGMPHIPLPTRSPPPPPPKECLTPLTAMIPCMDYLTNITVFSPPGACCDGLKSVISSAPICLCHGLNNNGGMSKLFPKPIDPIRMLILPARCGAMIPFQTIFSCGTQPLPPLTPPAMSPAPPAAASPAPSPSPSP, from the exons ATGGCGCTCTCCAAGCACACCGTCGCCCTGCTCTTTGCCCTGCTGGCCATCGCCGCGACGCTGCAGCCGTCCGACGCGAGGCCCCGGTCCGCCGCCGCAAACCAAGAAGAAGCCAAAGCCACCACCACGGCCGATGGAGGCTCCCCGTCtcttcccagcctgccactgcctCAGATCCCCGGTATGCCCAGCCTACCACCAATATTCCGCTCTCTTTTCCCGCCACTGCCCCAGATCCCTGGCCTGCCTCCGCTCTTTGGTGCACCGCCATCCCAAGGGTTGCCTCAGATCCCCGGCATGCCACACATCCCACTCCCCACccgctcgccaccaccgccaccgccgaagGAGTGCCTGACGCCGTTGACGGCCATGATACCGTGCATGGACTACCTCACCAACATCACCGTGTTCTCGCCTCCGGGCGCATGCTGTGACGGCCTCAAATCCGTCATCAGCAGCGCACCGATCTGCCTATGCCACGGCCTGAACAACAATGGCGGCATGAGCAAGCTGTTCCCCAAGCCCATCGATCCCATCCGCATGCTCATCCTTCCGGCTAGGTGCGGCGCCATGATACCCTTCCAGACGATCTTCTCGTGTGGCA CCCAACCATTGCCGCCGCTGACGCCTCCTGCCATGTCTCCGGCGCCTCCTGCTGCTGCTTCTCCCgcgccatcaccatcaccatcaccttgA
- the LOC123178243 gene encoding formin-2-like: MARSKYTVAVLFALLAIAATLQPSVARVQPTVSNQEEATATTTTTADGGSPSLPGLPLPQIPGMPSLPPIFRSLFPPLPQIPGLPPLFGPLPGGAPGAPPSQALPSLPHLPLPTGSPSPPPPKECLTPLTSMIPCMDYLTNITVFSPPDACCDGLKLVVNTAPICLCHGMNNNGGMSKLFPKPIDPIRMIILPVRCGAMIPIQTIFSCATQPLPPLTPPATTPAPPAASPAPSP; this comes from the exons ATGGCGCGCTCCAAGTACACCGTGGCCGTGCTCTTCGCCCTGCTGGCCATCGCGGCGACGCTGCAGCCGTCCGTGGCGAGGGTCCAGCCCACCGTCTCGAACCAAGAAGAAGCcacagccaccaccaccaccacggccgaTGGGGGCTCGCCATCTCTTCCCGGCCTGCCGCTTCCTCAGATCCCCGGCATGCCTAGCCTACCACCGATATTCCGCTCCCTTTTCCCACCACTGCCCCAGATCCCCGGCTTGCCGCCGCTGTTCGGGCCGCTCCCTGGTGGTGCACCGGGAGCCCCTCCATCCCAGGCACTGCCTAGCCTCCCACACCTCCCACTTCCCACCGGCTCGCCAAGCCCGCCGCCGCCAAAGGAGTGCCTGACACCATTGACGAGCATGATACCGTGCATGGACTACCTCACCAACATCACGGTGTTCTCGCCACCGGACGCGTGCTGCGACGGCCTCAAGTTGGTCGTCAACACTGCGCCGATATGCCTCTGCCACGGCATGAACAACAACGGCGGCATGAGCAAGCTCTTCCCCAAGCCCATAGATCCGATCCGCATGATCATCCTCCCGGTTAGGTGTGGCGCCATGATACCCATCCAGACGATTTTCTCCTGCGCCA CCCAACCCTTGCCGCCGTTGACGCCTCCTGCCACGACTCCGGCGCCTCCTGCTGCTTCTCCCGCGCCATCACCATAG
- the LOC123178232 gene encoding vegetative cell wall protein gp1-like, whose protein sequence is MALSKHTLAMFFALLAIAATLQPSDARLRSAAANQEEVKATTTADGDAPSLPNLPLPQIPGVPSLPPLFRFLFPPLPGAPPSQIPQIPGMPSLPPIFRSLFPPLPQIPALPPLFGPLPVAPPAQGLPQTPGMPHFPPSTGSPSPPPPKECLTPLTAMIPCMDYLSNITVFSPPGSCCDGLKSVVNTAPICLCHGMNNNGGMSKLFPKPIDPIRMLILPARCGAMIPIQTIFSCATQPLPPLTPPATSPAPAASPAPSP, encoded by the exons ATGGCGCTCTCCAAGCACACCCTCGCCATGTTCTTTGCCCTGCTGGCCATCGCAGCGACGCTGCAGCCGTCCGATGCGAGGCTCCGGTCCGCCGCCGCAAACCAAGAAGAAGTCAAAGCCACCACCACGGCCGATGGAGACGCCCCGTCTCTTCCGAACCTGCCATTGCCTCAGATTCCCGGCGTGCCTAGCCTACCACCGCTATTCCGCTTCCTTTTCCCGCCACTCCCAGGTGCTCCTCCGTCTCAAATACCTCAGATCCCCGGCATGCCTAGCCTACCACCAATATTCCGCTCTCTCTTCCCGCCACTGCCCCAGATCCCTGCCTTGCCGCCGCTGTTCGGCCCACTCCCTGTTGCACCGCCGGCTCAAGGATTGCCTCAGACCCCCGGCATGCCACACTTCCCACCAAGCACCGGATCGCCTTCACCACCGCCACCAAAGGAGTGCCTGACACCGCTGACGGCCATGATACCGTGCATGGACTACCTCAGCAACATCACGGTGTTCTCGCCGCCGGGCTCATGCTGTGATGGCCTCAAGTCGGTTGTCAATACCGCACCGATCTGTCTGTGCCACGGCATGAACAACAATGGCGGCATGAGCAAGCTCTTCCCCAAGCCCATCGATCCGATCCGCATGCTCATCCTCCCGGCTAGGTGTGGCGCCATGATACCCATCCAGACGATCTTCTCTTGCGCCA CCCAACCATTGCCACCGTTGACGCCTCCTGCCACGTCTCCAGCGCCTGCTGCTTCTCCCGCGCCATCACCATAG
- the LOC123183306 gene encoding uncharacterized protein — protein sequence MSAVSVTIGVMRPLLGKLAELAGGEYNKLKGVKKQASFLEKELSAMNFALEKMELMDELDPVARDWRDHVREMSYDMDNCIDDFVRQFGGGHAKVGFIKKTARRLKMLGERHRISDRMEELKALALEANERRLRYKIDECNPNSSSVTIDPRMSTIYVEEAGLVGIEGPSEELLNLLTDTEEKLKVVSILGFGGLGKTTLAKQVYDEIRGKFECTAFVSVSQRPNMTGLLYRIQLKLGMNRSSRVYEVQDIIEDLRQYLTHKRYLIVVDDLWDQSAWNTISRAFPENANGCRVIVTTRVEGVAYGACYGHPECIYGMKPLGEKDSKKLFLHRVYGCEEDHPSQLEDISTEILKKCGGLPLAIITIASLLASHPEELRDEWKSIRNSLGTQFAANPTLEGMKNILNLSYIHLPLHLRACFLHLGIYPEDREIERDDLVRQWSAKGLVNKLHGQDSEVVAKSYFNDLINRSLIQPGRTEDGELVSCRVPDMMLDLILSKCEEHNFLRVECNSEDIARDHGRKYKVRRISMNFSNDGATDGIISGSNHSSLSQVRSLALFGESKYMPPLLHFKHLRVFFFKSFCDKAIDLTVVSQLFQLRYLNVSFEGNIKLPTKIQGLVHLETLELHCNELETPSDIALSKSWGAKPIDLTAISQLFQLRHLKISFRGFSLERKIELPTQLQGLVHLRTLELDCSGELEIPSDIVHLLRLSHLTVPFGTQLPKGIKNMTSLHTLGRFDLDESSLEDIEGLGELTNLRRLGLSVSFPDHLRTTAWVALAHSIGMLHDLRHLCVSGDSSHTSDMLGSLSDHSPHIKVLELGRLRMPRVPKWICGLQCLCRLELNVDTCTDELHALGELPSLVHLRLHMWSFSAGSFPVLELCECKSEYDVTAYLAFGAGAMPKLSWLELQFDKSNWGGSAPVGLEHLLSLNSVYVIIRGPEEAKEEAESAFRNCKPRWREVLFSKSRHDTVRQIFWSQFWFSFLLLYIITILLLTVLDYYPMMNYSITSPDFPRKWMGESEKLAANMFDMACENVPFVVYIEFFVKTQDRAARLELQMHVTSLDNIVDALNECETTKFVGARDPIFIFTIFGDALLVGGDGPVDDEYPAQPPTLPRKPHPFDLAATPLQHSVALNHLQPVRLATTRVKMPVSATIGVMRPLLGKLAALAGEEYSKLKGVKKQASFLEKELSAMNAALEKMELMDELDPVARDWRDHVREMSFDMDNCIDDFMRQFGGGHAKLGFITKTARHLKMLGQRHRIADRMEELKVLALEANNRRISSATIDPRMSTIYVEAAGLVGTDGPRKELINLLTNTGEKKLKVVSIMGFGGLGKTTLAKQVYDEIGGQYDCTVFVPVSQRPNMTGFMTGLLYRISVQLNLQMERSSPACELQDIINDLGKHLTHRRYLIVLDDLWDQSTWNTISRAFPENGNGSGVIVTTRVEDVAFGACRSRPGCIYRMKPLDEQDSKRLFSRRVYGSEDDHPSQFEEISAEILKKCGGLPLAIITIASLLASRPERLRDEWESIRNSLGAQLAANPTLEGVKSILNLSYIHLPLHLRACLLHLGIYPEDSEIKRDDLVRQWLAEGFVSNLHGQNVEVVAKSYFNDLVNRSLIQPGRMEDGELLSCRVHDMMLDLILSKCNEHNFLRVECNYEDMARDHGRKYKVCRISMNFINGGATNDIASGSIRCSLSKVRSLSLFGKCNYMPPLLHCKYLRVLLFNSWGDKVIDLTDISQLFQLRYLKVSYKGEIKLPTKMQGLVHLETLDLACYLGPEIPSDIVHLPRLSHLMVSHRIKLPKGIRNMKSLHTLHGFHLMCSSLEDIEGLGELTNLRSLILFLLSWDVPSEQERAVGGSIALLHDLRYLNIKGWSSYTSDLLGSLSDHSPHIKVLELGRLRMPRVPKWICGLQCLYRLELDVDTCTDDEFNALGELPSLVHLSLRMRSIPEDSCVTFSAGTFPVLEHFKCTSNYDVTAYLAFGAGAMPKLSWLELGFGKSNWGGATPVGLEHLLSLKVIYVFRRYPEGEMERAEAESAESAFKNYMQVHPNSPDLHFH from the exons ATGTCCGCCGTGAGCGTGACGATTGGGGTGATGAGGCCCCTCCTCGGCAAGCTCGCGGAGCTGGCTGGCGGCGAGTACAACAAGCTCAAGGGGGTGAAGAAGCAGGCGTCCTTCCTCGAGAAGGAGCTCAGCGCGATGAACTTCGCACTTGAGAAGATGGAGCTCATGGATGAGCTCGATCCGGTGGCTAGGGACTGGAGAGACCATGTCCGGGAGATGTCCTATGACATGGATAATTGCATCGACGACTTCGTGCGTCAGTTTGGAGGTGGTCATGCCAAGGTAGGCTTCATCAAGAAGACCGCCCGACGTCTGAAGATGTTGGGAGAACGCCATCGGATTTCTGACCGGATGGAAGAGCTCAAGGCTCTTGCGCTAGAGGCAAATGAACGACGCCTCAG GTACAAGATTGATGAATGCAATCCTAACTCTAGCTCTGTGACTATTGATCCTCGGATGTCAACGATATATGTGGAGGAAGCTGGCCTTGTGGGCATTGAAGGCCCAAGTGAGGAGCTTCTCAATTTGTTGACAGATACTGAGGAGAAGCTCAAAGTGGTGTCCATTTTGGGATTCGGAGGATTGGGTAAAACTACACTAGCCAAACAGGTGTACGATGAGATCAGAGGGAAGTTTGAATGTACAGCATTTGTTTCCGTATCCCAAAGACCTAACATGACAGGGCTTCTCTATCGTATACAACTAAAACTTGGAATGAATCGGTCTTCTCGGGTATATGAGGTGCAAGACATCATTGAAGACCTTAGGCAATATCTCACACACAAAAG GTACCTTATTGTAGTTGACGACTTGTGGGACCAGTCAGCATGGAACACTATCAGTCGCGCCTTTCCAGAAAATGCTAATGGGTGTAGAGTAATAGTAACCACACGAGTGGAAGGCGTGGCTTATGGAGCATGTTATGGTCACCCTGAGTGCATTTATGGAATGAAGCCCCTTGGCGAGAAAGACTCAAAAAAGTTGTTTCTCCATAGAGTATATGGGTGTGAAGAGGACCATCCATCCCAATTGGAAGACATTTCAACTGAAATTCTTAAGAAGTGTGGTGGGCTCCCACTTGCAATTATTACTATTGCTAGCCTATTAGCTAGTCATCCTGAAGAGTTAAGGGATGAGTGGAAGAGCATCAGGAATTCGCTTGGAACCCAGTTTGCGGCAAATCCCACGCTGGAAGGGATGAAGAATATATTAAACCTTAGCTACATCCATCTTCCCCTTCATCTCCGGGCATGTTTCCTTCACCTTGGTATATATCCAGAAGACCGCGAGATCGAGAGGGATGATTTGGTTCGACAATGGTCGGCCAAAGGACTTGTCAATAAATTGCATGGGCAAGATTCTGAGGTTGTTGCCAAGAGCTATTTTAATGACCTTATCAATAGAAGCTTGATTCAGCCTGGGCGTACTGAGGATGGCGAGTTGGTATCATGCAGAGTACCTGATATGATGCTCGACTTGATCTTAAGTAAGTGTGAAGAGCATAATTTTCTGAGAGTTGAATGCAATTCTGAAGACATAGCACGAGACCATGGCCGAAAATATAAGGTCCGTCGTATATCGATGAATTTCAGTAATGATGGTGCAACAGATGGGATAATATCAGGGAGCAATCATTCTAGCCTGTCACAAGTTCGATCACTTGCTCTTTTCGGGGAATCGAAGTACATGCCCCCTCTTTTGCATTTCAAGCATCTTAGGGTGTTTTTCTTTAAAAGTTTTTGTGACAAAGCTATTGATCTCACTGTTGTTAGCCAATTGTTCCAACTAAGGTATTTAAATGTTTCATTTGAAGGAAACATAAAACTCCCTACTAAAATACAGGGCCTTGTGCATTTGGAGACACTAGAATTACATTGCAATGAGTTAGAAACCCCATCGGATATAGCTCTCTCTAAAAGTTGGGGTGCCAAACCAATTGATCTCACTGCTATTAGCCAATTGTTCCAACTGAGGCATTTAAAGATTTCATTTAGAGGATTCTCACTTGAAAGGAAAATTGAACTCCCTACTCAATTGCAAGGGCTTGTGCATCTGCGGACACTGGAATTAGATTGCTCCGGAGAGTTAGAAATCCCATCAGATATAGTTCACTTGCTCCGCTTATCCCACTTGACAGTTCCATTTGGGACCCAGCTGCCTAAAGGTATTAAGAACATGACATCATTGCACACTTTGGGTCGGTTCGACCTGGATGAGAGCTCATTGGAGGATATCGAGGGACTCGGTGAGCTGACCAATCTAAGACGTCTGGGGCTCTCAGTGTCTTTTCCAGACCATTTAAGGACTACAGCATGGGTTGCTTTGGCTCATTCTATTGGGATGTTGCATGATCTCAGACATCTCTGTGTCAGTGGCGATTCCTCTCATACGAGCGACATGTTGGGCTCATTATCAGATCATTCTCCTCATATCAAGGTACTTGAGCTGGGTCGTCTTAGGATGCCTAGAGTTCCCAAATGGATTTGTGGTCTCCAATGCCTCTGCCGGCTAGAGCTGAATGTTGACACGTGCACTGACGAGTTGCACGCTCTTGGAGAGCTGCCCTCTCTCGTGCACCTCCGTTTACATATGTGGAGCTTCTCTGCGGGATCATTTCCAGTTCTAGAGTTATGTGAATGTAAATCAGAGTATGATGTTACTGCGTACCTGGCCTTTGGGGCAGGGGCTATGCCCAAACTAAGTTGGCTTGAACTACAATTCGACAAGAGTAACTGGGGCGGCTCTGCACCAGTTGGCTTGGAGCACCTGTTGAGCCTCAATTCTGTCTATGTAATCATCCGCGGCCCCGAAGAAGCGAAGGAGGAAGCAGAGTCTGCCTTCAGGAACT GCAAGCCGAGGTGGAGGGAAGTTCTATTCAGCAAAAGTCGTCACGACACAGTTCGTCAG ATTTTTTGGAGCCAGTTTTGGTTTTCCTTTTTGCTGTTGTATATCATCACCATTCTGCTACTCACAGTCTTAGACTACTATCcaatgatgaactatagtataaCTTCACCAGATTTTCCTCGGAAGTGGATGGGAGAGAGCGAAAAGCTGGCTGCAAACATGTTTGACATGGCTTGTGAAAATGTGCCCTTCGTCGTCTACATCGAATTCTTT GTCAAGACTCAAGACAGAGCTGCTCGTCTAGAACTCCAAATGCACGTGACATCTTTAGATAACATTGTAGATGCAT TGAATGAGTGTGAAACAACCAAATTTGTTGGTGCGCGTGATCCAATCTTCATTTTCAC aatttttggtgatgcacttttagtgggaggagacggtcccgtcgacgacga ATATCCGGCGCAGCCACCCACCCTGCCCCGAAAACCTCACCCATTCGACTTAGCCGCCACACCACTCCAGCACAGCGTCGCCCTGAATCACTTGCAGCCCGTTCGACTTGCCACCACTCGGGTCAAGATGCCGGTGAGCGCGACGATAGGGGTGATGAGGCCCCTGCTCGGCAAGCTCGCCGCCCTGGCAGGGGAAGAGTACAGCAAGCTGAAAGGGGTGAAGAAGCAAgcgtcctttctggagaaggagctCAGCGCCATGAACGCCGCCCTGGAGAAGATGGAGCTCATGGACGAGCTCGATCCGGTGGCCAGAGACTGGAGGGACCACGTCAGGGAGATGTCCTTCGACATGGATAATTGCATAGATGACTTCATGCGCCAGTTTGGAGGCGGTCATGCCAAGCTAGGCTTCATCACCAAGACTGCTCGACATCTCAAGATGTTGGGACAACGCCATAGGATCGCTGACCGGATGGAGGAGCTCAAGGTTCTTGCGCTAGAGGCAAATAATCGGCGCATCAG CTCTGCGACCATTGATCCTCGGATGTCGACGATATATGTGGAGGCAGCTGGTCTTGTGGGTACTGATGGCCCAAGGAAGGAGCTTATCAATTTGTTGACTAATACTGGAGAAAAGAAGCTCAAGGTGGTGTCCATTATGGGATTCGGAGGACTGGGTAAAACTACACTTGCCAAACAGGTGTACGATGAGATCGGAGGACAGTATGACTGCACAGTTTTTGTTCCAGTATCCCAAAGGCCTAATATGACAGGATTTATGACAGGACTTCTCTATCGTATTTCTGTACAACTAAACCTTCAAATGGAAAGGTCTTCTCCGGCATGTGAGCTGCAAGACATCATAAATGACCTTGGAAAACATCTCACACATAGGAG GTACCTTATTGTACTTGATGACTTGTGGGACCAATCAACATGGAATACTATCAGCCGCGCCTTTCCAGAAAATGGTAATGGAAGTGGAGTAATAGTGACCACACGAGTGGAAGATGTGGCTTTTGGAGCATGTCGCAGTCGCCCTGGGTGCATTTATAGAATGAAGCCCCTCGACGAGCAAGACTCAAAAAGGTTATTTTCTCGGAGAGTATATGGATCTGAAGATGATCATCCATCCCAATTTGAAGAAATCTCAGCTGAAATTTTGAAGAAGTGTGGGGGACTCCCACTTGCAATCATTACTATAGCTAGCCTATTAGCTAGTCGTCCTGAAAGGTTAAGGGATGAATGGGAGAGCATTAGGAATTCTCTTGGAGCCCAGCTTGCGGCAAATCCCACATTGGAAGGGGTTAAGAGTATATTAAACCTTAGCTACATCCACCTTCCTCTTCATCTCCGTGCATGTTTGTTGCACCTTGGTATATATCCTGAAGATAGCGAGATCAAGAGGGATGATTTGGTTCGACAATGGTTGGCTGAAGGATTTGTCAGTAATTTGCATGGGCAAAATGTGGAGGTTGTTGCCAAGAGCTATTTTAATGACCTTGTCAATAGAAGCTTGATTCAGCCTGGACGTATGGAGGACGGCGAGTTGTTATCATGCAGAGTACATGATATGATGCTCGATTTGATATTAAGCAAGTGTAATGAGCATAATTTTCTAAGAGTTGAATGCAATTATGAAGACATGGCAAGAGATCATGGTCGGAAATATAAGGTTTGTCGTATATCCATGAACTTCATTAACGGTGGTGCAACAAATGACATAGCATCAGGGAGCATTCGATGTAGCCTATCAAAAGTTCGATCACTTTCACTTTTCGGGAAATGCAACTACATGCCCCCTCTTTTGCATTGTAAGTATCTCAGGGTGCTTCTCTTCAATAGTTGGGGCGACAAAGTAATTGATCTCACTGATATTAGCCAATTGTTCCAACTGAGGTATTTAAAAGTTTCATATAAAGGAGAAATCAAACTCCCTACTAAAATGCAAGGGCTTGTGCATTTGGAGACACTTGATTTAGCTTGCTATCTAGGGCCAGAAATCCCATCAGATATAGTGCACTTGCCCCGCTTATCCCACTTGATGGTTTCACATCGGATCAAGCTGCCTAAAGGGATCAGGAACATGAAGTCATTGCACACTTTGCATGGGTTTCACCTGATGTGCAGCTCATTGGAGGATATTGAGGGACTCGGTGAGTTGACCAATCTAAGGAGCCTGATTCTTTTTCTGTTATCCTGGGACGTCCCTTCTGAACAAGAACGAGCTGTTGGAGGTTCTATTGCGCTGTTGCATGACCTCAGATATCTCAACATCAAGGGATGGTCCTCTTATACGAGTGACCTGTTGGGCTCATTATCAGATCATTCTCCTCATATCAAGGTACTTGAGCTGGGTCGTCTTAGGATGCCTAGAGTTCCCAAATGGATTTGTGGCCTCCAATGCCTCTACCGGCTAGAGCTGGATGTTGACACGTGCACCGACGACGAGTTTAACGCTCTTGGAGAGCTGCCCTCTCTCGTGCACCTCAGTTTACGTATGCGGAGCATCCCTGAAGACAGTTGTGTCACTTTCTCCGCAGGAACATTTCCGGTTCTGGAGCACTTTAAATGCACATCAAATTATGATGTTACTGCCTACTTGGCCTTTGGGGCAGGGGCTATGCCCAAACTAAGTTGGCTTGAACTAGGGTTCGGGAAGAGTAACTGGGGCGGCGCTACACCAGTTGGCTTGGAGCACCTGTTAAGCCTCAAGGTTATTTATGTGTTCAGACGCTACCCCGAAGGAGAGATGGAGAGAGCAGAAGCAGAGTCTGCAGAGTCTGCCTTCAAGAACTATATGCAGGTGCATCCAAACAGTCCTGATCTTCATTTTCACTAG